Proteins found in one Agaribacterium sp. ZY112 genomic segment:
- a CDS encoding FAD-dependent oxidoreductase, with the protein MIIEKFSGLARSNKEQELNCDFVVVGGGLAGVCAAISAARAGSKVVLVQDRPVLGGNASSEVRLWALGATSHMGNNNRWSREGGVIDEIMLENLKRNKDGNALIFDTVLLDKIYAEENITLLLNTSVYQVNKKDENNISSVEAFCSQNSIHYKLSAPIFCDASGDGVMAFGAGAAFRIGAEAREEFGELLANEEPSQDLLGHSLFFYSKRMDKPVSYTAPEFAYKHEDIAAIPRCKNIHGDDSGCKFWWLEYGGILDTIHQSEDIKFELWKIVYGIWDYIKNSGKFEDVENLTLEWVGTVPGKRESRRFEGQYMLKQQDIVEQTQFDDAVSYGGWAIDIHPSEGIYSDKPACSQFHSKGVYQIPYRCFVSRDIENLYLAGRIISASHMAFGSTRVMITCAHGGQAVGEAAALCVEKELKPVDLLATDNMAELQQRLMINGQGLAGVALDTSNNLVAQASLSASSTLALAGYTASSEFLSLEQSIAQLVPLSEGQAPSLSLSARADEGTSVRCELRISSKAENYTPDVTLAVIELELEAGEQNLHADFSGVELAQDAYAFICFMANDKVQLATSEQLITGTMSVLNKVHKAVSNDGKQRVPENSGLEEFEFWTPERRPKGQNLALQFTPALNAFELDSLKNGHLRPWLKSNAWVADFSDKQPKLELRWPQPVELKGLKLFFDTDSDHALETVLMQHPETQIPYCVQNYRVLLADGSVVCEKRSNYQSINTQLFDKPINTDYLAIELEHPSATVPAALFELHIL; encoded by the coding sequence ATGATTATTGAAAAATTTAGCGGTCTTGCCCGCTCAAACAAAGAGCAAGAATTAAATTGTGATTTTGTCGTTGTTGGTGGTGGTCTTGCCGGTGTATGTGCAGCCATTAGTGCAGCGCGAGCAGGCTCTAAGGTTGTATTGGTTCAGGATCGACCTGTACTTGGTGGTAATGCATCAAGTGAGGTTAGATTGTGGGCGCTAGGCGCCACTTCTCATATGGGTAATAACAATCGTTGGTCACGCGAGGGCGGTGTGATTGATGAGATCATGTTAGAAAATCTTAAACGTAACAAAGATGGTAATGCTCTTATTTTCGATACCGTCTTGTTAGATAAAATTTATGCGGAAGAGAACATTACCCTGTTGTTAAACACCAGCGTTTATCAGGTTAATAAAAAAGATGAAAACAACATAAGTAGTGTTGAAGCCTTCTGTAGCCAGAACTCCATACACTATAAATTGTCTGCCCCTATATTTTGTGATGCCAGTGGTGATGGTGTCATGGCCTTTGGTGCTGGTGCGGCCTTTCGCATTGGTGCAGAAGCCCGCGAAGAGTTTGGTGAATTACTGGCTAACGAAGAACCGAGTCAAGATTTACTCGGTCACTCCTTGTTTTTCTACAGCAAGCGTATGGATAAGCCTGTGAGCTATACCGCGCCGGAATTTGCATATAAACACGAAGACATAGCGGCAATTCCCCGCTGTAAAAATATTCACGGTGATGACAGCGGTTGTAAATTCTGGTGGCTAGAATACGGAGGCATACTCGATACCATTCACCAAAGTGAAGATATTAAATTTGAGCTGTGGAAAATCGTTTACGGTATTTGGGATTACATTAAAAACAGCGGTAAATTTGAAGATGTAGAAAACCTAACTCTAGAGTGGGTGGGCACCGTTCCTGGTAAGCGAGAGAGTCGTCGCTTTGAGGGCCAGTACATGCTCAAGCAGCAAGATATTGTTGAGCAAACGCAGTTTGATGATGCTGTGAGCTATGGCGGTTGGGCTATCGATATCCATCCTTCCGAAGGTATTTACAGCGACAAACCTGCTTGTTCACAATTCCATTCTAAAGGTGTGTATCAAATACCTTATCGTTGTTTTGTAAGCCGTGATATCGAGAATTTGTATTTAGCTGGCCGCATTATCAGTGCAAGCCATATGGCTTTTGGTTCAACTCGAGTGATGATTACTTGTGCTCACGGTGGTCAAGCCGTGGGTGAAGCTGCAGCGCTGTGCGTTGAAAAAGAGCTTAAACCTGTGGATTTATTAGCCACAGATAATATGGCTGAATTACAGCAGCGTTTAATGATAAATGGCCAAGGTTTGGCGGGTGTTGCACTGGATACTAGTAACAACTTGGTTGCGCAAGCAAGCTTAAGCGCTAGCAGCACCTTAGCCTTGGCCGGCTATACTGCATCTTCAGAATTTTTATCGCTTGAGCAGAGTATTGCTCAACTTGTACCGCTGAGTGAAGGTCAGGCCCCTTCGCTGTCTTTAAGTGCCCGAGCTGATGAGGGCACCAGCGTGCGCTGTGAATTACGCATCAGCTCCAAAGCCGAAAACTATACACCAGATGTCACACTTGCGGTGATTGAGCTAGAACTTGAGGCCGGTGAGCAAAACTTACATGCTGATTTTAGCGGCGTAGAGTTAGCGCAAGATGCTTACGCTTTTATTTGTTTTATGGCCAATGACAAGGTTCAGTTAGCCACTTCGGAGCAGTTAATTACAGGCACGATGAGTGTACTTAATAAGGTTCATAAAGCGGTTAGTAATGATGGTAAACAGCGTGTACCAGAAAACTCTGGTCTTGAAGAGTTTGAATTCTGGACGCCCGAGCGCCGCCCTAAGGGCCAGAACTTAGCGCTGCAATTTACACCCGCGCTCAATGCCTTTGAGCTTGATTCTCTTAAAAACGGCCACTTACGACCTTGGCTAAAAAGTAATGCATGGGTTGCCGATTTTAGCGATAAACAGCCTAAATTAGAGTTGCGTTGGCCGCAGCCTGTTGAGCTTAAAGGCTTGAAACTGTTTTTTGATACAGACAGTGATCATGCACTTGAAACCGTATTAATGCAGCATCCTGAAACACAAATCCCATATTGCGTGCAGAACTATCGAGTGCTATTGGCCGATGGCAGTGTCGTTTGTGAAAAGCGGAGCAACTATCAATCTATTAACACTCAGCTATTTGATAAGCCTATTAATACAGACTATCTAGCGATCGAACTGGAACACCCCTCTGCGACGGTTCCGGCTGCTTTATTTGAATTACATATTTTATAG
- a CDS encoding glycoside hydrolase family 117 protein, whose protein sequence is MPTKTEFKSFPWDIPQSKPDRPLSEAMERMYDNYLSPRPEDNDLFTSFKYTKLEGLDYGGHDGCISRRDPSKIIKANGRYYVWYTKRHTELPPRGAQHCSDTVPSTDWDLADIFYATSEDGFTWQEQGVAINRPDKPTLGWRSVATPDILCWQGRYYLYYQTFNEPSMLKGDNCPVAMASADSPDGPWTRIDKEIIENGEPGSWDQYSIHGPSLLVRDGKIFLYYKAAFGDRPEYLCVNGLAIADNPLGPFEKHPLNPILNSGHETTYFPFKEGIAAFAIRNGNETNTIQWSADGVNFKIASVTQMMPVGAKAYNPEAFIDTKNGKGIRWGLCHFADKKDPTTKHSYLGRFDCNLVQGGSNTDMKETDVIHAPEVFFAQSLSEEQQSQCRQRAIDELSEVSSE, encoded by the coding sequence ATGCCAACTAAGACAGAGTTTAAGTCATTTCCTTGGGATATTCCCCAGAGTAAACCGGACAGGCCTTTGAGTGAGGCGATGGAGCGTATGTACGACAACTACTTAAGTCCGCGCCCTGAAGACAATGATCTATTTACTAGTTTTAAGTACACAAAACTCGAAGGCTTAGATTATGGAGGGCATGACGGTTGTATTAGCCGTCGTGACCCTTCGAAAATAATTAAAGCCAATGGCCGTTATTATGTTTGGTATACCAAAAGGCATACTGAGCTTCCTCCGCGTGGTGCGCAACATTGCAGTGACACTGTTCCGTCTACGGATTGGGACCTTGCCGATATTTTTTACGCCACCAGCGAAGATGGTTTTACTTGGCAGGAGCAGGGTGTTGCTATTAATCGGCCAGATAAACCTACGCTTGGCTGGCGCTCAGTAGCAACGCCAGACATTCTTTGTTGGCAAGGGCGTTATTACCTCTATTATCAGACTTTTAATGAACCAAGCATGTTAAAGGGGGATAACTGCCCTGTCGCTATGGCCAGTGCGGATAGCCCAGACGGACCTTGGACTCGAATTGATAAAGAAATTATCGAAAACGGAGAGCCAGGATCTTGGGATCAATATTCCATTCATGGCCCGTCGTTATTAGTCCGTGATGGAAAGATTTTTCTTTATTATAAAGCCGCTTTTGGCGACCGACCTGAATACCTTTGTGTTAATGGTTTGGCTATTGCCGATAACCCTCTAGGGCCTTTTGAAAAACACCCCTTAAATCCCATATTAAACTCGGGGCACGAGACAACGTATTTTCCGTTTAAAGAAGGCATTGCTGCTTTTGCCATTCGCAATGGTAATGAAACTAATACGATCCAATGGTCAGCCGATGGTGTGAATTTTAAGATTGCCTCTGTCACACAAATGATGCCCGTTGGTGCCAAAGCTTATAATCCAGAGGCCTTTATTGATACTAAAAATGGTAAAGGCATACGCTGGGGCCTATGTCACTTTGCCGATAAAAAAGATCCAACAACTAAGCATAGTTATTTAGGGCGTTTTGATTGCAACCTTGTACAGGGAGGCAGCAACACAGATATGAAAGAAACCGATGTGATTCACGCGCCGGAAGTATTTTTTGCACAGAGTTTGAGTGAAGAGCAACAGTCTCAGTGCCGTCAGCGTGCTATCGATGAGCTAAGTGAGGTTAGCAGTGAGTAA
- a CDS encoding sodium:solute symporter family protein: MGSIDLGVIAIFTILVVVCGTSFSSSGKNMSGFFAAGGALPWWMSGLSLFMSFFSAGTFVVWGSIAYTSGWVAITIQWTMCIAGLLIGFFIAPRWQKTKTLTAAQYIKERVGGSVQKTYTVIFLSIATFSTGAFLYPVAKIVEVSTGLPITLTVVALGIIILLYTAVGGLWAVIVTDILQFVVLTAAVLIVVPLALDHVGGFSTFVEKAPEGFFNLTNGEYTWTFIFAFGLYNLFFIAGNWAYIQRYTSVASPQDAKKVGWLFSALYCISPLVWMLAPMLYRTVNPDLSGNADEGAYLLMCKEVLPVGMLGLMLGGMIFATSSSINTALNITAGVLTNDVYRLFKPQASEKSMVFFGRMATICLGMVTIGVALLVPLMGGVVEVVMTMAALTGGALFLPPIWLLFSKYQTGRNILTTSIVTLSINAYFKFLSPVLFDFKLDRAEEMLLGVLTPVVILTVFEVIARKRGVPQCYKNYETIVAEKLEVEKVSELSADHEGDNYHGVKVIAMGIGATGVIMLSLSAVAEKGALVVASMGALILLVGIALLLKNRSNQKSSANQKNSANQKNNLVGEITNAN, encoded by the coding sequence ATGGGTAGTATCGATCTTGGCGTCATCGCCATTTTTACCATCTTGGTTGTTGTTTGCGGCACTAGCTTTTCATCCTCCGGTAAGAATATGAGTGGGTTTTTTGCCGCCGGAGGGGCATTGCCCTGGTGGATGAGTGGCCTGTCTCTATTTATGAGCTTTTTCTCGGCGGGTACTTTTGTTGTTTGGGGCTCTATTGCGTACACCTCGGGTTGGGTCGCAATAACGATACAGTGGACCATGTGTATTGCCGGTTTATTAATCGGATTTTTTATTGCGCCTCGTTGGCAAAAAACAAAAACCTTAACCGCTGCACAATATATTAAAGAACGAGTAGGTGGATCCGTTCAAAAAACCTACACCGTTATTTTCTTAAGCATTGCCACTTTCTCTACAGGCGCTTTTTTATACCCTGTTGCGAAAATAGTTGAGGTCAGTACGGGCCTTCCTATAACGCTAACCGTTGTGGCGCTAGGTATTATTATTCTGCTCTATACCGCTGTGGGCGGTTTATGGGCGGTTATTGTTACCGACATACTTCAGTTTGTTGTTTTAACAGCCGCAGTATTAATTGTTGTGCCTCTAGCACTTGATCATGTAGGTGGCTTTTCTACTTTTGTTGAAAAGGCTCCAGAAGGTTTCTTTAACTTAACAAACGGTGAATATACCTGGACCTTTATTTTTGCCTTTGGCCTCTACAATCTTTTCTTTATTGCTGGTAACTGGGCCTATATTCAGCGCTACACCAGCGTGGCTTCACCGCAAGATGCCAAGAAAGTAGGTTGGTTATTCTCAGCTTTGTATTGTATTAGCCCTTTGGTTTGGATGTTAGCTCCGATGCTTTATCGTACGGTTAACCCCGATCTAAGTGGTAATGCTGATGAAGGCGCTTATTTGTTGATGTGTAAAGAGGTGCTGCCTGTCGGTATGTTGGGTTTGATGCTAGGCGGTATGATTTTCGCAACCTCAAGCTCTATTAACACTGCCTTAAATATCACAGCGGGCGTCTTAACTAACGATGTATATCGCTTGTTTAAACCTCAGGCATCAGAAAAGTCGATGGTGTTTTTTGGTCGAATGGCGACGATATGTCTGGGTATGGTAACGATAGGGGTTGCTCTATTGGTGCCATTAATGGGCGGCGTTGTTGAGGTGGTGATGACGATGGCGGCGCTGACTGGCGGTGCGTTATTTTTACCGCCAATTTGGCTTCTTTTTTCTAAATATCAGACCGGTCGAAATATCTTAACCACCAGTATTGTGACCCTTAGCATCAATGCTTATTTCAAGTTTTTATCGCCTGTACTGTTTGACTTTAAGCTTGATCGAGCCGAAGAAATGTTACTTGGTGTATTAACGCCCGTTGTTATCCTTACTGTGTTTGAAGTTATTGCGCGTAAGCGTGGTGTGCCTCAGTGTTATAAAAACTATGAAACCATTGTTGCTGAAAAGTTAGAAGTAGAGAAAGTTTCTGAGCTTAGCGCGGATCACGAGGGTGATAATTATCACGGCGTAAAAGTGATTGCTATGGGCATAGGCGCAACAGGCGTGATTATGCTATCCCTATCGGCGGTTGCTGAAAAAGGCGCGTTGGTTGTGGCGTCTATGGGCGCTTTAATATTACTTGTAGGTATAGCCTTGCTTCTAAAGAACAGGTCCAATCAAAAGAGCAGCGCCAATCAAAAAAACAGTGCTAATCAAAAAAACAACTTGGTAGGTGAAATAACAAATGCCAACTAA
- a CDS encoding family 16 glycosylhydrolase, whose amino-acid sequence MSTKTLTALALVGLSLSVNFAQADKQSIDLSNWDLEWSDEFNYADKQLDKNWVSQNGATENPWVLSSRWRDNAKVEDGVLHLLAKKETRIDDSQPWTTGNIWSKRAFHYGYYEARMKYAEAYGTNNSFWFWPKQGVKEGQKACEIDVNEGHYPNIINSNIHNWTDTWTLPNGKKMHHDNQLHHTLDGDPGHHLTLEKPIKTKKLRLISSNPSSLHISEFRVFAPSDSYPKALDAEYDSTLVNHALAKDTSLKTNGIYNKLPSEEAFAIDGRMETRWVSKKDGPKLLELNWDEAKEIGAVQFANGWLQEFGAEKGKYRNLIADYKIQYHDGKDWIELTEFDAAKEVSDYATQWHVFGLQWDEDYFRFYKDGELFHEMRNDVCFSETTMLFSLAILKVDIAGPVTDAIDGTSMKVDWVRYYTPKD is encoded by the coding sequence ATGAGCACTAAAACCTTAACAGCACTGGCTTTAGTTGGCTTGAGTTTAAGTGTTAATTTTGCCCAAGCAGACAAGCAAAGCATCGACTTAAGTAACTGGGATCTAGAGTGGTCTGATGAGTTTAACTATGCCGATAAGCAGCTTGATAAGAACTGGGTTAGTCAAAATGGCGCTACCGAAAACCCATGGGTCTTAAGCAGCCGTTGGCGAGATAATGCCAAGGTCGAGGATGGTGTTTTACATTTGTTGGCCAAAAAAGAAACTCGCATTGACGACAGCCAGCCTTGGACGACGGGTAATATTTGGTCTAAACGTGCCTTCCATTACGGCTATTACGAAGCGCGTATGAAATATGCCGAGGCTTACGGCACCAATAACAGCTTCTGGTTTTGGCCCAAACAAGGTGTCAAAGAGGGGCAAAAAGCTTGTGAAATTGATGTGAACGAGGGGCACTACCCAAATATCATCAATAGCAATATCCATAACTGGACAGATACGTGGACTTTGCCAAATGGCAAAAAAATGCATCACGATAACCAGTTACATCACACCTTAGATGGTGATCCGGGTCATCACCTTACCCTTGAAAAACCTATTAAGACGAAAAAGCTGCGTTTAATCTCAAGTAACCCATCTTCTTTGCATATTAGTGAGTTTAGAGTCTTTGCCCCGTCGGATAGCTATCCCAAAGCCTTAGACGCAGAGTACGACAGTACATTAGTGAATCACGCACTTGCGAAAGATACCTCACTAAAAACAAATGGTATTTATAACAAGCTTCCGTCAGAAGAGGCGTTCGCCATTGATGGCCGCATGGAAACACGGTGGGTGTCTAAGAAAGACGGTCCCAAACTGTTGGAATTAAACTGGGATGAAGCCAAGGAAATTGGCGCTGTACAGTTTGCTAATGGTTGGTTACAAGAGTTTGGCGCTGAAAAAGGCAAGTATCGAAACCTAATTGCCGACTACAAAATTCAATATCACGATGGTAAAGATTGGATCGAGCTAACAGAGTTTGATGCCGCGAAAGAGGTATCAGATTACGCAACTCAGTGGCATGTCTTTGGCCTGCAGTGGGATGAAGATTATTTTCGTTTTTATAAAGACGGTGAGCTTTTTCACGAAATGCGTAACGATGTTTGTTTTAGTGAGACCACCATGCTTTTCAGTTTAGCGATTTTAAAAGTGGATATAGCAGGGCCAGTTACCGATGCCATTGATGGCACGAGTATGAAAGTTGACTGGGTGCGTTATTACACCCCTAAAGATTAA
- a CDS encoding glycoside hydrolase family 117 protein, translating into MSKLEQGAFPWDIPQTKPDRPLSAAMQRLYENYQTPRPEDNDLFSSFKYTRVEGLDYSNSDGTVSRRDPSKIIKIDGLYYVWYTKRHTPLPPRGAEQCTDDIPSMDWDLADIFYATSKDGLHWQEQGVAVKRPSKPELGWRSISTPDILVWQGRYYLYYQAFMEASGTKGDHCPVTMAWSDSPRGPWTATGEIVVENGEPGSWDQFSIHDPYLLVYKGKIHLYYKSAYGDRPDYLVGNGLAIADNPHGPFEKHSLNPILNSGHETCYFPFKEGIAALAIRNGNESNTIQYSKDGVNFNLASVTQLMPIAAGPYIADAFDDTGDGIGISWGLSHMADKKDPTTKYSFLARFDCNLLQNSEKNDCHETDVVHDPEVYFAQALTAEQRKKRGI; encoded by the coding sequence GTGAGTAAGCTAGAGCAGGGCGCTTTTCCCTGGGATATTCCACAAACGAAACCCGACAGGCCTTTAAGTGCGGCGATGCAGCGTTTATATGAAAATTATCAAACGCCTAGGCCCGAAGATAATGATTTATTTTCAAGCTTTAAATATACCCGCGTTGAAGGCTTAGATTATAGCAACAGCGACGGCACTGTAAGCCGCCGAGATCCTTCCAAGATCATTAAAATTGATGGTTTGTATTACGTTTGGTACACCAAGCGCCACACGCCGTTACCGCCACGTGGTGCGGAACAATGTACAGATGACATTCCATCTATGGATTGGGATTTAGCGGATATTTTCTACGCTACAAGTAAAGATGGCCTACATTGGCAAGAGCAGGGTGTCGCAGTAAAACGGCCAAGCAAACCTGAGCTCGGTTGGCGTTCGATTTCTACGCCCGATATTCTTGTTTGGCAAGGCCGTTATTATTTGTATTACCAAGCCTTTATGGAAGCCAGCGGTACTAAAGGCGATCATTGTCCAGTGACAATGGCTTGGTCTGATAGCCCACGAGGCCCTTGGACAGCGACAGGGGAAATCGTTGTAGAAAATGGAGAGCCGGGTAGCTGGGATCAATTCTCCATTCATGATCCATACCTATTGGTTTATAAAGGTAAGATCCATCTGTATTACAAGTCAGCTTATGGTGACAGACCCGATTATCTTGTTGGTAATGGTTTGGCGATAGCAGATAACCCACATGGCCCTTTTGAAAAACATAGTTTAAATCCGATTTTAAACTCGGGCCATGAAACGTGTTATTTCCCTTTTAAAGAAGGTATCGCAGCCTTAGCCATTCGCAACGGTAATGAAAGTAATACGATTCAATATAGTAAGGACGGAGTGAATTTTAATCTCGCGTCCGTTACACAGCTTATGCCTATCGCGGCAGGCCCTTATATTGCTGATGCGTTTGACGATACTGGCGACGGTATTGGTATTAGTTGGGGGCTAAGTCATATGGCTGATAAAAAAGACCCAACAACGAAATACAGTTTTCTAGCTCGTTTTGATTGTAACTTACTGCAAAACAGTGAGAAGAATGATTGTCATGAAACCGATGTGGTTCACGACCCAGAAGTCTATTTTGCTCAAGCTTTAACTGCCGAGCAGCGTAAGAAACGTGGAATTTAA